Proteins encoded in a region of the Rutidosis leptorrhynchoides isolate AG116_Rl617_1_P2 chromosome 9, CSIRO_AGI_Rlap_v1, whole genome shotgun sequence genome:
- the LOC139866052 gene encoding auxin-responsive protein IAA18-like — translation MEGGFSRMDGEIHPKLLDLIPKERNWFVNKDDDLYDNGSKRNHENGDENKLELRLGPPGVEDWSLSDEQKNFKSLEKAVHKRSAPAPVVGWPPIRSFRKNIASSSSKQASPSNSQNGLVSNNPKKDKIVQSCQTQKGFFVKINMIGVPIGRKVDLNACDSYEKLSVAVDQLFRGLLAAQKNTSGGGINGNQENEKAITGLLDGQGEYTLVYEDNEGDRMLVGDVPWHMFVTTVKRLRVINSSEISNIRLGGRSEKVRL, via the exons ATGGAAGGTGGGTTTTCAAGAATGGATGGTGAAATCCATCCAAAGCTGTTGGATTTGATTCCTAAAGAGAGAAACTGGTTTGTTAACAAAGATGATGATCTTTATGATAATGGGTCAAAGAGAAACCATGAAAATGGAGATGAAAATAAGCTTGAGTTAAGGCTTGGTCCACCTGGTGTTGAAGATTGGTCTCTTTCTGATGAACAAAAAAACTTCAAATCACTAGAAAAAGCAGTTCATAAAAG AAGTGCACCAGCTCCTGTGGTTGGATGGCCACCGATTAGGTCATTTAGGAAGAATATTGCAAGTAGCAGCTCAAAACAAGCATCACCTTCTAATTCACAAAATGGGCTTGTTTCAAACAATCCAAAAAAGGACAAAATAGTGCAAAGTTGCCAAACCCAAAAAGGTTTTTTTGTGAAGATCAATATGATCGGTGTTCCGATTGGTCGAAAAGTGGATCTTAATGCTTGTGACAGCTATGAAAAACTCTCTGTTGCTGTTGATCAACTCTTTAGAGGACTTCTTGCag CTCAAAAAAATACATCTGGAGGTGGGATTAATGGTAATCAAGAAAACGAAAAGGCGATAACGGGGTTGTTAGACGGCCAAGGAGAATATACTTTAGTATACGAAGATAATGAAGGAGACCGGATGCTTGTTGGCGATGTCCCATGGCA CATGTTTGTTACCACTGTTAAGAGGCTGCGGGTGATCAACAGTTCTGAAATTTCTAACATACGTT TGGGGGGTAGGTCAGAGAAGGTGCGACTTTGA
- the LOC139867757 gene encoding uncharacterized protein: MLSKAVCLKNLEESTEQTNREEQSKIRGVWRCTGDKINIFNIYGPHDDSSKRILWESLTRLLDDGDDEAWLLCGDFNEVRDPCKRLNCEFNNARAQMFNDFIHKNRLLEIPLGGRNFTRVSEDGLKFSKLDRFLVCEKFSNIWSNLSAIALERKHSDHCPIMIKDEEKNFGPKPFKVFDAWLDEAEVDQIIKDAWDKIVTNISRKDCMYRNKLKNVKEALRSLSTNKFNNLDGEIELLKTNAINLEIQAESGVLDANGHKLWVDSRKQWLEKEAIKTKMLKQKARVRWILDGDENSNFFTR; encoded by the exons ATGCTGTCTAAAGCTGTGTGTCTGAAAAATCTTGAAGAGAGCACAGAACAGACCAATAGGGAAGAACAG aGTAAAATACGAGGTGTGTGGAGGTGTACAGGTGATAAAATAAACATTTTCAATATATACGGTCCACACGATGATTCAAGCAAGCGAATTCTGTGGGAATCTCTCACTAGATTacttgatgatggtgatgatgaagcTTGGTTATTATGTGGGGACTTCAACGAAGTAAGAGACCCGTGCAAAAGATTAAATTGTGAATTCAACAACGCGCGAGCACAAATGTTCAATGATTTCATCCACAAAAACCGGTTACTAGAAATTCCCCTAGGCGGCAGGAACTTTACACGGGTTAGCGAAGACGGGTTAAAATTCAGCAAATTAGATCGCTTCCTTGTGTGTGAGAAATTCTCAAATATTTGGTCTAATCTCTCCGCAATTGCCCTTGAGAGAAAACACTCAGACCACTGTCCGATCATGATAAAAGATGAGGAAAAAAACTTCGGTCCGAAGCCCTTTAAGGTTTTTGACGCTTGGTTAGATGAAGCGGAGGTTGATCAAATTATCAAGGACGCTTGGGATAAAATCGTAACCAATATCAGCAGAAAAGATTGTATGTATAGGAATAAACTGAAAAACGTCAAAGAAGCCTTAAGGTCATTGAGCACTAACAAGTTTAATAATCTTGATGGTGAGATCGAATTATTAAAAACCAATGCGATCAATTTGGAAATACAAGCCGAATCTGGGGTATTAGATGCGAACGGGCATAAATTGTGGGTTGACTCACGAAAACAGTGGCTCGAAAAGGAGGCGATAAAGACGAAAATGCTTaagcaaaaagctagggttaggtggATACTTGATGGTGATGAAAATAGTAATTTTTTCACGCGCTAA